Proteins encoded by one window of Streptomyces sp. NBC_01477:
- a CDS encoding GNAT family N-acetyltransferase — MTTVIEQVAPPRPMPAAALHGWQVAVVRPADAAALHGLFAACSEDTVRRRFFGRLRAFPADYLAHVLAGRAEVHDAVVAYGADRARLVGLASLALPPGSPVAELGVLVGDAWQRQGVGRAMLDVLLARARDRGVLRVSAAVLPGRSALLGALGRHLPAEHLAHSADGPSGVYKLDRT, encoded by the coding sequence ATGACCACTGTCATAGAGCAGGTCGCGCCACCCCGGCCGATGCCCGCGGCGGCCCTCCACGGCTGGCAGGTCGCGGTTGTCCGGCCCGCCGACGCCGCCGCCCTGCACGGCCTGTTCGCCGCCTGCTCCGAGGACACCGTCAGACGGCGCTTCTTCGGCCGCCTCCGCGCGTTTCCCGCGGACTACCTGGCACATGTGCTGGCCGGCCGTGCCGAGGTCCATGACGCGGTGGTGGCCTACGGCGCTGACAGGGCGCGGCTGGTCGGCCTCGCCAGCCTCGCCCTCCCCCCGGGCTCCCCGGTCGCGGAGCTGGGCGTCCTCGTCGGCGACGCCTGGCAGCGGCAGGGCGTGGGCCGCGCCATGCTCGACGTGCTGCTCGCCCGCGCCCGTGACCGCGGCGTCCTCCGTGTCAGCGCCGCTGTACTGCCCGGCCGGTCCGCCCTGCTCGGCGCACTGGGCCGCCACCTGCCCGCGGAGCACCTCGCGCACTCCGCGGACGGCCCCAGCGGCGTCTATAAGCTGGACCGGACCTGA
- a CDS encoding TetR/AcrR family transcriptional regulator translates to MTGPRTHGPRERMVFAAAQLIRRDGVGATGMRDVAAQAGAPRGSLQHYFPGGKEQLVNEAVAWAGQYAGRRVARYLADLPEPTPGALFASMTRQWIDEFESTGFGTGCPVVAATVDSTASTPSAREATASAFTAWTTPLADALTTLRVPPTRATALATLMISALEGAILMARAHESTTPLTTITEELTPLLNAAATA, encoded by the coding sequence ATGACTGGACCCCGCACACACGGTCCGCGGGAGCGGATGGTCTTCGCCGCGGCCCAGCTCATCCGCCGCGACGGCGTCGGCGCGACGGGCATGCGCGACGTCGCCGCCCAGGCGGGGGCGCCCCGCGGCTCCCTCCAGCACTACTTCCCCGGCGGCAAGGAACAACTGGTCAACGAGGCCGTCGCCTGGGCCGGCCAGTACGCGGGCAGACGCGTCGCCCGCTACCTCGCCGACCTCCCCGAGCCCACTCCCGGCGCCCTCTTCGCCTCGATGACCCGGCAATGGATCGACGAGTTCGAGTCCACCGGCTTCGGCACCGGCTGCCCTGTTGTCGCCGCCACCGTCGACTCGACGGCTTCCACCCCCTCGGCCCGCGAGGCCACCGCGTCCGCCTTCACCGCCTGGACCACGCCCCTCGCGGACGCCCTGACCACCCTCCGCGTCCCCCCCACCCGCGCCACCGCCCTGGCCACCTTGATGATCTCCGCCCTGGAGGGCGCCATCCTGATGGCCCGCGCCCACGAGTCCACGACCCCGCTGACCACGATCACCGAAGAACTCACCCCCCTCCTCAACGCAGCCGCCACCGCCTGA
- a CDS encoding S9 family peptidase: MNETTGSASGSTPESDAVPAVPAPSPLPPESLPGSTASAPDALPGSLPDWEKRYRAPRVGLPEWAEDAPDHSLFVSDVTGTYELYAWNRTTGERRQVTDRPNGTTDGTLSRDGAWVWWFSDTNGDEFGVWMRQPFDGGEDIPAAPGLAPSYPAGVALGVGGLAVVGRSTDDEGTTVHVVPPDGAEPYEIYRHEESAGVGDLSEDGTLVVIEHTEHGDAMHSALRVLRVADGSVVAELDDTEGGTRELGLDSLGFAPVPGDTRLLVGHQRADRWLPMIWDVAGGEQITPAIDLPGDVQAEWYPDGSALLVVHDFRARSEMFRYDLAAGTLTALDTPRGSVSGATARPDGTVEYLWSSAARPPAVRSTTGATVLEAPGLRAPDSVPVEDVWVDGPGGRIHALVQRPPAAAARGKGPLPTVFEIHGGPTWHESDSFAAGPAAWLDHGFVVVRVNYRGSTGYGREWTDALKHRVGLIELEDIAAVREWAVSSGLADPARLVLTGGSWGGYLTLLGLGTQPGAWAVGIAAVPVADYPTAYADEMEALKSLDRTLFGGSPADVPERYAASSPLTYVDKVTAPVYISAGMNDPRCPIRQIDNYVERLRALDKPHEVYRYDAGHGSLVVEERIKQVRLELAFALRHVGG, encoded by the coding sequence ATGAACGAAACGACCGGATCCGCCAGCGGGTCCACGCCCGAATCCGACGCCGTGCCGGCCGTGCCCGCACCCTCCCCCCTCCCGCCGGAGAGCCTGCCCGGCTCGACCGCCTCGGCCCCGGACGCCCTCCCGGGATCCCTCCCCGACTGGGAGAAGAGGTACCGCGCACCCCGGGTCGGCCTGCCGGAGTGGGCGGAGGACGCCCCCGACCACAGCCTGTTCGTCTCGGACGTCACCGGCACGTACGAGCTGTACGCGTGGAATCGGACGACGGGCGAGCGCCGCCAGGTCACCGACCGGCCGAACGGCACGACGGACGGCACCCTCAGCCGCGACGGCGCCTGGGTGTGGTGGTTCTCCGACACCAACGGCGACGAGTTCGGCGTGTGGATGCGCCAGCCGTTCGACGGCGGCGAGGACATACCGGCCGCCCCCGGCCTCGCCCCCTCCTATCCGGCGGGCGTCGCGCTCGGCGTCGGCGGCCTCGCGGTCGTCGGCCGCTCCACCGACGACGAGGGCACGACCGTGCACGTGGTGCCGCCGGACGGCGCGGAGCCTTACGAGATCTACCGGCACGAGGAGTCCGCCGGCGTCGGCGACCTCTCGGAGGACGGCACGCTGGTCGTCATCGAGCACACCGAGCACGGCGACGCGATGCACAGCGCGCTGCGGGTGCTGCGGGTCGCGGACGGCTCCGTGGTGGCGGAGCTGGACGACACCGAGGGCGGCACCCGGGAGCTGGGCCTCGACAGCCTCGGCTTCGCCCCCGTGCCCGGCGACACCCGGCTGCTGGTCGGCCATCAGCGGGCCGACCGCTGGCTGCCGATGATCTGGGACGTGGCCGGCGGCGAGCAGATCACCCCGGCGATCGACCTGCCCGGCGATGTGCAGGCCGAGTGGTATCCGGACGGCAGCGCACTGCTGGTGGTGCACGACTTCCGGGCCCGCAGCGAGATGTTCCGGTACGACCTGGCGGCCGGCACGCTGACCGCGCTCGACACCCCGCGGGGTTCGGTGAGCGGCGCCACCGCCAGGCCGGACGGCACGGTCGAGTATCTGTGGTCGTCGGCCGCACGGCCCCCGGCGGTGCGCTCGACCACCGGCGCGACCGTGCTGGAGGCCCCGGGGCTGCGGGCGCCCGACTCGGTTCCGGTGGAGGACGTGTGGGTGGACGGCCCCGGCGGCCGGATCCACGCCCTGGTGCAGCGGCCCCCCGCCGCCGCGGCCCGGGGCAAGGGCCCGCTGCCGACGGTCTTCGAAATACACGGCGGCCCGACCTGGCACGAGTCGGACTCCTTCGCGGCGGGTCCCGCGGCCTGGCTGGACCACGGTTTCGTGGTGGTGCGGGTCAACTACCGCGGGTCGACCGGCTACGGCCGCGAGTGGACGGACGCGCTCAAGCACCGAGTCGGCCTGATCGAGCTGGAGGACATAGCCGCGGTCCGCGAGTGGGCGGTGTCGTCGGGACTTGCCGACCCGGCGCGGCTGGTGCTCACCGGCGGCTCCTGGGGCGGCTATCTGACCCTGCTGGGCCTCGGCACCCAGCCCGGTGCCTGGGCGGTGGGCATCGCGGCGGTCCCGGTCGCCGACTACCCGACCGCGTACGCCGACGAGATGGAGGCGCTGAAATCGCTCGACCGCACCCTCTTCGGCGGCTCCCCGGCCGACGTGCCGGAGCGCTATGCGGCCTCGTCCCCGCTGACCTACGTGGACAAGGTCACCGCCCCGGTCTACATCAGCGCGGGGATGAACGACCCACGCTGTCCGATACGCCAGATCGACAACTACGTGGAGCGGCTGCGGGCGCTCGACAAGCCGCACGAGGTGTACCGCTACGACGCGGGCCACGGCTCCCTCGTCGTGGAGGAGCGCATCAAGCAGGTCCGGCTGGAGCTGGCCTTCGCCCTACGCCACGTGGGCGGCTGA
- a CDS encoding SURF1 family protein — MYRFLLTPRWLAVGVLVLLAVPFCVFMGSWQLSRFESRVDQHKDAKHTEVQTAGRAPVPLAGLLPDTRTQVPSDGSGRPVTATGRYDTARQLLVPDRLLDGRNGYYVLTPLRLDSGAALPVVRGWLPGDVPAATDLGAVPPAPAGEVTVTGALQYPETAGTNGVPAAPGALPAGQLGIISAAALVNVLPYPVYSGWITATHSAAPLKPVPPVAPPGSGLDLKAFQNLGYTGEWFVFAGFVVFMYFRLARREAEAQADAALGLLPPPGPGPEPDPDPAGATDEPAGSAAHVA, encoded by the coding sequence GTGTACCGGTTCCTGCTCACCCCGCGCTGGCTGGCGGTCGGCGTGCTCGTACTGCTCGCTGTGCCCTTCTGCGTCTTCATGGGCAGTTGGCAGCTGAGCCGCTTCGAGAGCCGGGTGGACCAGCACAAGGACGCCAAGCACACCGAGGTGCAGACGGCCGGCCGGGCGCCGGTGCCGCTGGCCGGGCTGCTGCCCGACACCAGGACCCAGGTACCCTCGGACGGCTCGGGCCGCCCGGTCACCGCGACCGGCCGCTACGACACCGCCCGCCAGCTCCTCGTCCCCGACCGCCTGCTCGACGGCCGCAACGGCTACTACGTCCTGACTCCCCTCCGGCTCGACAGCGGTGCCGCGCTGCCCGTGGTGCGCGGCTGGCTGCCCGGTGATGTCCCGGCCGCCACCGACCTCGGCGCGGTGCCGCCGGCTCCGGCCGGCGAGGTCACCGTGACCGGCGCGCTTCAATACCCCGAGACCGCGGGCACCAACGGGGTGCCCGCCGCTCCCGGCGCGCTGCCGGCCGGGCAGCTCGGCATCATCAGTGCCGCCGCTCTCGTCAATGTCCTCCCTTATCCCGTCTACAGCGGCTGGATCACCGCCACCCACTCCGCCGCACCGCTGAAGCCGGTGCCCCCGGTGGCGCCCCCGGGCAGCGGCCTGGACCTCAAGGCCTTCCAGAACCTCGGCTACACCGGTGAGTGGTTCGTCTTCGCCGGCTTCGTGGTCTTCATGTACTTCCGGCTGGCCCGCCGGGAGGCCGAGGCGCAGGCCGACGCCGCGCTCGGCCTGCTGCCCCCGCCGGGCCCGGGCCCCGAGCCGGACCCGGACCCGGCGGGCGCTACCGACGAGCCGGCCGGGTCAGCCGCCCACGTGGCGTAG
- a CDS encoding SigE family RNA polymerase sigma factor, whose protein sequence is MAPVRPARPVRTPRPSRTGLPYGGLPVIAPWPVARVDPAQGATVDREETDPAMAVGTTVDHLTETYRAHYRALLGLAALLLDDTASCEDVVQEAFIRVHSARSRVRDPEKTLAYLRQTVVNLSRSALRRRILGLKLLSKPMPDMASAEEGAYELLERDQLKTAMRALQRRQREVLVLRYFADMTEAQVAETLGISLGSVKAYGSRGIAALRIAMEATA, encoded by the coding sequence ATCGCTCCCGTACGTCCGGCACGCCCGGTGCGTACACCGCGCCCGTCGCGGACCGGGCTGCCTTACGGAGGGCTGCCGGTGATCGCCCCCTGGCCGGTGGCACGGGTGGACCCGGCACAAGGAGCCACTGTCGACCGCGAGGAAACTGACCCCGCGATGGCTGTCGGCACCACGGTCGACCACCTCACCGAGACCTACCGCGCCCACTACCGCGCCCTGCTGGGCCTGGCCGCCCTGCTGCTGGACGACACCGCGTCCTGCGAGGACGTCGTCCAGGAGGCCTTCATACGGGTGCACTCCGCACGCAGCCGGGTGCGCGACCCGGAAAAGACCCTCGCCTACCTCCGCCAGACGGTGGTCAACCTCTCCCGTTCCGCCCTGCGCCGCCGAATACTCGGCCTGAAGCTCCTCTCCAAGCCCATGCCCGACATGGCCAGCGCGGAGGAAGGCGCTTACGAGCTGCTGGAGCGCGACCAGCTCAAAACCGCGATGCGCGCGTTGCAGCGCAGGCAGCGCGAGGTGCTGGTGCTGCGCTACTTCGCCGACATGACCGAGGCGCAGGTCGCCGAGACGCTCGGTATCTCGCTCGGCTCGGTGAAGGCGTACGGTTCGCGGGGCATCGCCGCCCTGCGGATCGCGATGGAGGCAACGGCATGA
- a CDS encoding aspartate kinase: protein MGLVVQKYGGSSVADAEGIKRVARRIVDTKKGGNQVVVVVSAMGDTTDELIDLAEQVSPIPAGREFDMLLTAGERISMALLAMAIKNLGHEAQSFTGSQAGVITDSVHNKARIIDVTPGRIRTALDEGNIAIVAGFQGVSQDKKDITTLGRGGSDTTAVALAAALDAGVCEIYTDVDGVFTADPRVVKKARKMDWIAFEDMLELASSGSKVLLHRCVEYARRYNIPIHVRSSFSGLPGTWVSSERPEGLAELAPRLAQHLASQGDSPVEQAIISGVSHDTSEAKITVVGVPDKPGEAATIFRAIADAEINIDMIVQNVSAAATALTDISFTLPKSEGHKAMEALTRAQSVIGFDSLRYDDQIGKISLVGAGMKTNPGVTATFFEALSNAGVNIELISTSEIRISVVTRADDVNPAVQAVHSAFGLDSDSDEAVVYGGTGR from the coding sequence GTGGGCCTTGTCGTGCAGAAGTACGGCGGCTCCTCCGTCGCCGATGCCGAAGGCATCAAGCGCGTCGCCCGAAGGATCGTGGACACCAAGAAGGGCGGCAACCAGGTCGTCGTCGTGGTGTCGGCGATGGGCGATACGACGGACGAGCTCATCGATCTCGCGGAGCAGGTCTCGCCGATTCCGGCGGGCCGCGAGTTCGACATGCTGCTGACCGCAGGAGAGCGGATCTCCATGGCACTGCTGGCGATGGCGATCAAAAACCTCGGCCACGAGGCGCAGTCGTTCACGGGCAGCCAGGCCGGTGTGATCACCGACTCGGTGCACAACAAGGCGCGGATCATCGATGTGACGCCGGGCCGGATCCGTACCGCGCTCGACGAGGGCAACATCGCGATCGTGGCCGGCTTCCAGGGCGTGTCGCAGGACAAGAAGGACATCACCACGCTCGGGCGGGGCGGTTCCGACACCACGGCGGTCGCGCTGGCCGCGGCGCTCGACGCCGGGGTGTGCGAGATCTACACCGATGTCGACGGGGTCTTCACCGCGGATCCGCGGGTGGTGAAGAAAGCCCGCAAGATGGACTGGATCGCCTTCGAGGACATGCTGGAGCTGGCCAGTTCCGGTTCGAAGGTGCTCCTGCACCGGTGCGTGGAATACGCGCGGCGGTACAACATCCCGATCCATGTGCGCTCGTCGTTCTCCGGACTTCCGGGCACCTGGGTCAGCAGTGAACGGCCGGAAGGCCTCGCGGAACTCGCACCGCGGCTCGCGCAGCACCTCGCATCGCAAGGAGACAGCCCAGTGGAGCAGGCGATCATCTCCGGCGTCTCGCACGACACGTCCGAGGCGAAGATCACCGTCGTCGGAGTACCGGACAAGCCGGGTGAGGCCGCGACGATCTTCCGGGCCATCGCGGACGCCGAGATCAACATCGACATGATCGTGCAGAACGTGTCGGCCGCGGCCACCGCGCTGACCGACATCTCCTTCACGCTCCCGAAGTCCGAGGGGCACAAGGCGATGGAGGCGCTGACCAGGGCGCAGTCGGTGATCGGCTTCGACTCGCTGCGCTACGACGACCAGATCGGCAAGATCTCGCTGGTCGGCGCCGGGATGAAGACCAACCCCGGTGTGACGGCGACGTTCTTCGAGGCGCTGTCCAACGCCGGGGTGAACATCGAGCTGATCTCGACCTCCGAGATCCGCATCTCGGTCGTCACCCGCGCGGACGACGTGAACCCGGCCGTGCAGGCGGTGCACTCGGCGTTCGGCCTCGACAGCGACAGCGACGAGGCGGTCGTCTACGGCGGTACCGGGCGCTGA
- a CDS encoding DUF5063 domain-containing protein translates to MSDTVVNKSAGAGAAGPQAEPFVPQEPDEFAVQISDQIESFILAVREVAKGDDPDSAVPYLLLEVSQLLLAGGRLGAHEDFVPDERYEPDAGPEPDEDDLRQRLAALLEPIDVYSEVFDPYVPRSAPVACRISDDMADVVADLTHGMTHFAAGRVSEALWWWQFSYLSNWGSTASASLRALQSLVAHVRLDSPLGELNGLDTGGDADDDDELAEEAGRVMEAELGTMGLRPAQ, encoded by the coding sequence ATGTCTGACACCGTGGTGAACAAGAGCGCGGGAGCCGGCGCGGCGGGGCCGCAGGCCGAGCCGTTCGTCCCGCAGGAGCCGGACGAGTTCGCCGTCCAGATCTCCGACCAGATCGAGAGCTTCATCCTCGCGGTCCGCGAAGTGGCCAAGGGCGACGACCCGGACAGCGCGGTGCCGTATCTGCTGCTGGAGGTCTCGCAGCTGCTGCTGGCCGGCGGCCGGCTGGGCGCGCACGAGGACTTCGTACCCGACGAGCGCTACGAGCCGGACGCGGGCCCCGAGCCCGACGAGGACGACCTGCGCCAGCGGCTGGCGGCCCTGCTGGAGCCGATCGACGTCTACTCGGAGGTCTTCGACCCGTACGTGCCGCGGTCGGCGCCGGTGGCCTGCCGGATCTCGGACGACATGGCCGATGTGGTGGCCGATCTCACGCACGGGATGACGCACTTCGCGGCGGGGCGGGTGTCGGAGGCGCTGTGGTGGTGGCAGTTCTCGTACCTGTCCAACTGGGGTTCGACGGCGAGCGCGAGCCTGCGGGCGCTGCAGTCGCTGGTCGCGCACGTACGCCTCGACAGTCCGCTGGGCGAGCTGAACGGCCTGGACACCGGTGGGGACGCCGATGACGACGACGAGTTGGCGGAGGAGGCCGGCCGGGTGATGGAGGCCGAGCTGGGGACGATGGGGCTGCGCCCGGCTCAGTGA
- the recR gene encoding recombination mediator RecR, with translation MYEGVVQDLIDELGRLPGVGPKSAQRIAFHILQADPADVRRLAHVLSEVKAKVRFCKVCGNVAQDELCRVCRDPRRDPAVICVVEESKDVVAIERTREFRGKYHVLGGAISPIDGVGPDDLRIAELLRRLADGTVTELILATDPNLEGEATATYLARTVKPMGLRVTRLASGLPVGGDLEYADEVTLGRAFEGRRLLDV, from the coding sequence GTGTACGAAGGCGTGGTTCAGGACCTGATCGACGAACTGGGCAGGCTGCCCGGCGTGGGTCCCAAGAGCGCGCAGCGCATCGCCTTCCACATCCTGCAGGCCGACCCCGCGGACGTGCGCCGCCTCGCGCACGTGCTGTCCGAGGTGAAGGCGAAGGTCCGCTTCTGCAAGGTGTGCGGCAATGTCGCGCAGGACGAGCTGTGCCGGGTGTGCCGCGATCCGCGCCGCGACCCGGCGGTGATCTGCGTGGTGGAGGAGTCCAAGGACGTGGTCGCGATCGAGCGGACCCGCGAGTTCCGCGGGAAATACCACGTGCTGGGCGGGGCGATCAGCCCGATCGACGGTGTCGGCCCGGACGATCTGCGGATCGCCGAACTGCTCCGCCGGCTGGCCGACGGCACCGTCACCGAGCTGATCCTGGCGACGGACCCGAATCTGGAGGGCGAGGCCACAGCGACGTATCTCGCCCGGACGGTGAAACCCATGGGACTGCGCGTGACGCGCCTGGCCAGCGGCCTGCCGGTGGGTGGCGACTTGGAATACGCGGACGAGGTCACGCTGGGGCGGGCCTTCGAAGGGAGGCGGTTGCTCGATGTCTGA
- a CDS encoding YbaB/EbfC family nucleoid-associated protein, protein MQALLQQAQKMQQDLAAAQQELAETEVEGTAGGGLVTATVSGAGELRALVIDPKAVDPDDTETLADLVVAAVHNATDAAQELQQRKLGPLTQGLGGGLPGLF, encoded by the coding sequence ATGCAGGCACTGCTCCAGCAGGCGCAGAAGATGCAGCAGGACCTGGCTGCGGCCCAGCAGGAGCTGGCCGAGACCGAGGTCGAGGGCACGGCGGGCGGTGGTCTGGTGACCGCGACGGTGTCCGGCGCCGGCGAGCTGCGGGCGCTGGTGATCGACCCGAAGGCCGTCGACCCGGACGACACCGAGACGCTGGCCGACCTGGTGGTCGCCGCCGTCCACAATGCGACCGACGCGGCACAGGAACTGCAGCAGCGCAAGCTCGGCCCGCTCACCCAGGGGCTCGGCGGCGGTCTGCCGGGCCTCTTCTGA
- a CDS encoding DNA polymerase III subunit gamma and tau, with protein sequence MSLALYRRYRPETFAEVIGQEHVTDPLQQALRNNRVNHAYLFSGPRGCGKTTSARILARCLNCEQGPTPTPCGECQSCQDLARNGPGSIDVIEIDAASHGGVDDARDLREKAFFGPAGSRYKIYIIDEAHMVTSAGFNALLKVVEEPPEHLKFIFATTEPEKVIGTIRSRTHHYPFRLVPPGTLRDHLAEVCQREAIAVEDGVYPLVVRAGAGSVRDSMSVMDQLLAGAAADGVTYAMATALLGYTDAALLDDVVDGFAAGDGAAVFGMVDRVIEGGHDPRRFVADLLERLRDLVILAAVPDAMDKGLIDAPRDVVERMQAQAAVFGAAELSRAADIVNTGLTEMRGATSPRLQLELICARVLLPAAYDDERSLQARLERLERGGVVGGPPPGTSAAPVGGAPVAGPAVAVPPVAGPPGDAPAGAAAARAAARSQSPEPVRAAPEPTRAPGQPPPTPVAPPEPVRPPDPAPQAPARPGAWPTAAPTQAPAPAQAPAAAQSAPPAQAGGVVGDPSRVRQMWPQILDAVKNRRRLTWMLLFNNAQVAGFDGETLQVGFDNPGARNSFTNSGSEDVLKQAINDALGVQWRIEAIVDPSGGSGPGTGGSGTGGFGGGGSSRPPAPPQSPAAPQAYGGGAASPDAYGSAQAVTHAMAPAQSARPGGSATATAAPPGPRSAPADAPRQEPRRFTDETPPPPIEDDIPEDDDADLVDSALSGHDLFIRELGATVIEEIRHD encoded by the coding sequence GTGTCCCTCGCTCTGTACCGCCGCTATCGCCCCGAGACCTTCGCCGAGGTCATCGGGCAGGAGCATGTCACCGACCCGTTGCAGCAGGCGCTGCGCAACAACCGGGTCAACCATGCGTACCTGTTCAGCGGGCCGCGCGGGTGCGGGAAGACGACGAGTGCGCGGATTCTGGCCCGCTGCCTGAACTGCGAGCAGGGGCCGACGCCCACGCCCTGCGGGGAGTGCCAGTCGTGCCAGGACCTGGCCAGGAACGGGCCGGGGTCGATCGACGTGATCGAGATCGACGCGGCATCGCACGGCGGCGTGGACGACGCCCGTGACCTGCGCGAGAAGGCGTTCTTCGGGCCCGCCGGCAGCCGCTACAAGATCTACATCATCGACGAAGCCCACATGGTCACCTCCGCCGGCTTCAACGCGCTGCTCAAAGTGGTCGAGGAGCCGCCGGAGCACCTGAAGTTCATCTTCGCGACGACCGAGCCGGAAAAGGTCATCGGCACCATCCGGTCGCGCACGCACCACTATCCCTTCCGGCTGGTGCCGCCGGGGACGCTGCGTGATCATCTCGCCGAGGTCTGCCAGCGGGAGGCCATCGCCGTCGAGGACGGGGTGTATCCGCTGGTCGTACGGGCCGGGGCCGGGTCCGTGCGGGACTCGATGTCGGTGATGGACCAGCTGCTGGCCGGGGCGGCGGCCGACGGTGTGACGTACGCCATGGCCACCGCCCTGCTCGGCTACACGGACGCCGCCCTGCTCGACGACGTGGTGGACGGCTTCGCCGCCGGGGACGGCGCCGCGGTCTTCGGGATGGTGGACCGGGTCATCGAGGGCGGGCACGACCCGCGCCGCTTCGTGGCCGACCTGCTGGAACGGCTCCGCGACCTGGTCATCCTCGCCGCCGTGCCGGACGCGATGGACAAGGGCCTGATCGACGCGCCCCGCGACGTGGTCGAGCGCATGCAGGCGCAGGCGGCGGTGTTCGGGGCCGCCGAACTGAGCCGCGCCGCCGACATCGTCAACACCGGGTTGACCGAGATGCGCGGGGCGACCTCGCCCCGGCTGCAACTGGAACTGATCTGCGCCCGCGTGCTGCTGCCCGCGGCGTACGACGACGAGCGGTCGCTGCAGGCCCGGCTGGAACGGCTGGAACGGGGGGGTGTCGTCGGCGGCCCGCCTCCGGGTACGAGCGCCGCTCCCGTCGGCGGTGCGCCGGTCGCAGGGCCGGCCGTCGCGGTTCCCCCCGTCGCCGGGCCGCCCGGTGACGCTCCCGCCGGGGCCGCCGCCGCCCGCGCAGCGGCACGCAGCCAGTCGCCCGAGCCCGTACGCGCCGCGCCGGAACCCACGCGCGCGCCCGGGCAGCCGCCACCCACGCCCGTAGCCCCGCCGGAGCCCGTACGCCCGCCCGATCCCGCGCCGCAGGCGCCCGCCCGGCCGGGGGCCTGGCCGACCGCGGCGCCGACGCAGGCCCCTGCGCCGGCCCAGGCGCCCGCGGCCGCTCAGAGCGCACCCCCCGCCCAGGCCGGGGGCGTCGTCGGCGACCCCTCCCGGGTCCGGCAGATGTGGCCGCAGATCCTCGACGCGGTCAAGAACCGGCGCCGGCTCACCTGGATGCTGCTGTTCAACAACGCCCAGGTCGCCGGCTTCGACGGCGAGACGCTGCAGGTCGGGTTCGACAACCCCGGCGCCCGCAACAGCTTCACCAACAGCGGCAGCGAGGACGTACTCAAGCAGGCGATCAACGACGCGCTCGGCGTGCAGTGGCGCATCGAGGCCATCGTCGACCCGTCGGGCGGCAGCGGTCCCGGCACGGGCGGCTCCGGCACAGGCGGCTTCGGTGGCGGCGGCTCCTCGCGACCGCCCGCGCCGCCGCAGTCCCCGGCCGCGCCCCAGGCATACGGCGGCGGCGCGGCGAGCCCGGACGCGTACGGCTCCGCGCAGGCCGTGACCCACGCCATGGCGCCGGCCCAGTCGGCCCGCCCCGGCGGTTCCGCCACCGCGACCGCCGCGCCCCCGGGGCCCAGATCCGCGCCCGCCGACGCGCCCCGGCAGGAGCCGCGGCGCTTCACCGACGAGACACCGCCGCCCCCGATCGAGGACGACATCCCCGAGGACGACGACGCCGATCTCGTCGATTCGGCACTCAGCGGTCACGATCTGTTCATCCGCGAGTTGGGGGCCACCGTGATCGAGGAGATCCGGCACGACTGA
- a CDS encoding restriction endonuclease yields MAAEPMPTKPISPAAYGALATALKHIFWYKDDLAGFIRRWAKGCPELLAGLNFSGYKWQTAEEFVDRLQADEDRYGKLAFNLMIEVAEMPSFPKLKRHEDADALIAEARDAVAALKGCVDRHRGLIADEARFTSDLADHRAVVESRRSFAQRLSDLKDEFLRLESEPNRQKAGREFEPFLNQLFRLFDLDPRLSYSLPYEQIDGSITYDTDVYIVEAKWLKEPVEVHYLGSFVEKVRHKGKNALGLYISVHGFTRGAKERYAEGTCFITMEGIDLFAVLDGHTTLDELLSRKKRHANDTGSCYYPASLMMSE; encoded by the coding sequence GTGGCAGCTGAGCCGATGCCCACGAAGCCGATCAGTCCGGCCGCGTATGGTGCGCTCGCAACCGCCCTCAAACACATCTTCTGGTATAAGGATGACCTCGCGGGCTTCATCCGACGGTGGGCAAAGGGTTGCCCGGAACTTCTGGCTGGGCTCAACTTCTCTGGATACAAATGGCAGACCGCCGAGGAGTTCGTCGACCGGCTACAGGCGGACGAGGATCGGTACGGCAAATTGGCGTTCAACCTCATGATCGAGGTTGCGGAGATGCCGAGCTTCCCCAAGCTCAAGCGGCACGAGGATGCCGATGCTCTGATCGCCGAAGCGCGGGACGCAGTAGCAGCGCTGAAGGGCTGCGTCGACAGGCATCGGGGCCTCATCGCGGACGAGGCCCGCTTCACGAGCGACTTGGCAGACCACCGCGCCGTGGTGGAGAGCCGCCGCAGTTTCGCCCAGCGGCTTTCGGATCTGAAGGACGAGTTCCTGCGCCTGGAGAGCGAACCCAACCGGCAAAAAGCCGGACGTGAGTTCGAGCCATTCCTCAATCAGCTCTTCCGTCTGTTTGACCTCGACCCTCGGCTGTCCTACAGCCTGCCGTACGAACAAATCGACGGTTCCATCACCTACGACACCGACGTCTACATCGTGGAAGCGAAGTGGTTGAAGGAGCCGGTCGAGGTCCATTACCTCGGCAGTTTCGTCGAGAAGGTGCGGCACAAGGGAAAGAACGCGCTCGGCTTGTACATCAGCGTGCACGGGTTCACACGAGGCGCCAAGGAGCGCTACGCCGAGGGAACGTGCTTCATCACGATGGAGGGCATCGACCTCTTTGCCGTGCTCGACGGGCACACCACGCTCGATGAGCTGTTGAGCCGCAAGAAACGGCACGCCAACGACACCGGCAGTTGCTACTACCCTGCCTCCTTGATGATGAGCGAATGA